Proteins co-encoded in one Quadrisphaera sp. RL12-1S genomic window:
- a CDS encoding DUF2252 domain-containing protein, whose amino-acid sequence MVETTGTQDDGTATEGLEGTASTATREELFQLARRRGLRVTRRMTRTALLDLLSQGADAEQGGPGAPDHGGDGEAPAASRVEAFTLLAQRRAAGEMVLLPRLLTGSERRIHVRQTIREDHQTRIATHDEEAREKFDKLAASPFSFFRGTALLFYRDMAGEDPWMPTVLSAGDVHPDNFGVVPNRDDVPVFGIDDYDEAAYAPFTWDLKRGATGFMVAAESEGAKGEARQRSTAEAFVRGYADAMRAYAADATEAFDEMRRDNAPPLIAALLDHAVRGSRAAYLTSKYLDDTGRRFAPSKKIVPVSSRLAEFQELVDRYVAENEIEVPPRADGMRVKDVAVRKGQGTASLGLARYYLLIGGADEKGTDDLLLEVKQARRSALAGLVPPSDISPDDHEDHADPSVGGDDPDGGASARHGARIAHAQRVAMVNGGVFYGSVQHDGDSYLVRERSWYRDSVDLTGLSGQGWHDYARVCGRVLANLHARSDEAGRVDHDVEPEILAAMAPLDLFVEDVVEFAAEAADRVRTDHATYRRDHAHGAFSKVDRVYR is encoded by the coding sequence GTGGTCGAGACGACGGGCACCCAGGACGACGGCACCGCGACGGAGGGGCTGGAGGGCACCGCCTCCACCGCCACCCGCGAGGAGCTGTTCCAGCTGGCGCGGCGACGCGGGCTGCGCGTCACCCGCCGGATGACGCGGACGGCCCTGCTCGACCTGCTGTCGCAGGGGGCCGACGCCGAGCAGGGCGGCCCCGGCGCCCCGGACCACGGCGGTGACGGCGAGGCGCCCGCCGCCTCCCGGGTGGAGGCGTTCACGCTGCTCGCCCAGCGCCGGGCCGCCGGCGAGATGGTGCTGCTGCCGCGGCTGCTCACCGGCTCCGAGCGCCGCATCCACGTGCGCCAGACCATCCGCGAGGACCACCAGACCCGCATCGCCACCCACGACGAGGAGGCCCGGGAGAAGTTCGACAAGCTCGCCGCCTCGCCGTTCTCCTTCTTCCGCGGCACAGCGCTGCTCTTCTACCGCGACATGGCCGGGGAGGACCCGTGGATGCCGACGGTGCTGTCCGCCGGTGACGTGCACCCGGACAACTTCGGGGTGGTGCCCAACCGCGACGACGTGCCCGTCTTCGGCATCGACGACTACGACGAGGCCGCCTACGCCCCCTTCACGTGGGACCTCAAGCGCGGCGCCACCGGCTTCATGGTCGCGGCGGAGAGCGAGGGCGCCAAGGGCGAGGCGCGGCAGCGGAGCACCGCGGAGGCGTTCGTGCGCGGGTACGCCGACGCGATGCGCGCCTACGCCGCGGACGCCACCGAGGCCTTCGACGAGATGCGCCGCGACAACGCCCCGCCGCTCATCGCCGCCCTGCTCGACCACGCCGTCCGCGGCTCCCGCGCCGCCTACCTCACCAGCAAGTACCTCGACGACACCGGCCGCCGCTTCGCGCCCAGCAAGAAGATCGTGCCGGTCAGCAGCCGCCTGGCCGAGTTCCAGGAGCTGGTGGACCGCTACGTGGCCGAGAACGAGATCGAGGTGCCGCCCCGCGCGGACGGCATGCGCGTCAAGGACGTCGCCGTCCGCAAGGGCCAGGGCACCGCCTCCCTCGGGCTGGCCCGGTACTACCTGCTCATCGGGGGCGCCGACGAGAAGGGCACCGACGACCTGCTCCTCGAGGTCAAGCAGGCCCGCCGCTCCGCGCTCGCGGGCCTGGTGCCGCCCTCGGACATCAGCCCCGACGACCACGAGGACCACGCCGACCCCTCCGTGGGCGGGGACGACCCCGACGGCGGTGCCTCCGCGCGCCACGGCGCCCGCATCGCGCACGCGCAGCGCGTGGCCATGGTCAACGGCGGAGTCTTCTACGGCAGCGTCCAGCACGACGGTGACAGCTACCTGGTGCGCGAGCGCAGCTGGTACCGCGACAGCGTGGACCTCACCGGCCTGTCCGGGCAGGGGTGGCACGACTACGCCCGCGTCTGCGGCCGCGTGCTGGCCAACCTGCACGCCCGCTCCGACGAGGCCGGCCGGGTGGACCACGACGTCGAGCCGGAGATCCTCGCCGCGATGGCCCCGCTGGACCTGTTCGTGGAGGACGTCGTGGAGTTCGCCGCGGAGGCCGCCGACCGGGTGCGCACCGACCACGCCACCTACCGGCGCGACCACGCGCACGGGGCGTTCTCCAAGGTCGACCGGGTCTACCGCTGA
- a CDS encoding HIT family protein: MGDWREDRVGSALRGENPSVFARLPGAFAALGDAQFLPGYCVLLTDDPAATRLSDLGAGARRDYLDSVAALAEAVERACAAADPAFRRVNIEILGNASPFLHTHVWPRYGWEPDDVVRRPVWVYPVERWHDPATARGPQHDALRRAIAQRL; the protein is encoded by the coding sequence GTGGGTGACTGGCGCGAGGACCGGGTCGGGTCAGCGCTGCGGGGTGAGAACCCCAGCGTCTTCGCGCGGCTGCCCGGAGCCTTCGCCGCGCTCGGAGACGCGCAGTTCCTGCCCGGGTACTGCGTGCTGCTCACCGACGACCCGGCGGCCACGCGCCTGTCGGACCTCGGCGCCGGTGCGCGTCGCGACTACCTCGACAGCGTCGCGGCGCTGGCCGAGGCGGTGGAGCGTGCGTGCGCAGCGGCCGACCCGGCCTTCCGGCGCGTGAACATCGAGATCCTCGGCAACGCCAGCCCGTTCCTCCACACCCACGTCTGGCCCCGGTACGGCTGGGAGCCTGACGACGTGGTCCGGCGCCCCGTCTGGGTCTACCCGGTCGAGCGCTGGCACGACCCGGCCACCGCGCGCGGGCCCCAGCACGACGCGCTGCGCCGGGCGATCGCGCAGCGGCTCTGA
- a CDS encoding LysE/ArgO family amino acid transporter, whose translation MSDAHLLAAAAGLGLGLSLIVAIGAQNAFVLRQGLRGEHVLAVVAVCALSDLVLIVAGVAGAGAALQAWPAALVVVRLAGALFLAGYAVLAARRALRPAADAALRTETGGTSTSLAAALATCLALTWLNPHVYLDTVVLLGSIASTHGEERWWFAAGAAAGSAIWFAALGFGARLLRPLFARPVAWRVLDAVIAVVMAALAVTLLLGL comes from the coding sequence GTGAGCGACGCCCACCTCCTCGCCGCCGCCGCGGGCCTCGGCCTCGGCCTGTCCCTCATCGTGGCCATCGGCGCCCAGAACGCCTTCGTGCTGCGGCAGGGCCTGCGGGGAGAGCACGTGCTCGCCGTCGTCGCGGTGTGCGCGCTGTCGGACCTGGTGCTCATCGTCGCGGGGGTCGCCGGCGCGGGAGCGGCGCTGCAGGCGTGGCCGGCGGCGCTCGTCGTCGTGAGGCTGGCCGGCGCGCTGTTCCTGGCCGGCTACGCGGTGCTCGCGGCCCGCCGCGCCCTGCGCCCGGCGGCGGACGCCGCGCTGCGCACGGAGACCGGCGGCACGAGCACCTCACTGGCCGCGGCGCTGGCCACGTGCCTGGCGCTGACGTGGCTGAACCCCCACGTCTACCTCGACACGGTGGTGCTGCTCGGCTCCATCGCCAGCACGCACGGCGAGGAGCGCTGGTGGTTCGCCGCCGGCGCCGCAGCGGGCAGCGCCATCTGGTTCGCCGCCCTGGGCTTCGGGGCGCGCCTGCTGCGGCCGCTGTTCGCCAGGCCCGTCGCCTGGCGGGTGCTGGACGCGGTGATCGCCGTGGTCATGGCTGCGCTGGCGGTGACGCTGCTCCTCGGCCTGTGA
- a CDS encoding ArgP/LysG family DNA-binding transcriptional regulator codes for MDLDLGQLRALAAVVDAGTLEAGARQLHITTSAVSQRLRALESATGRVLLVRSRPVRPTASGERVLQLARQVSLLVADASAALGAPGDDAEGAASARKARPPVLPLAVNADSLATWVLPALAHLAGTDAEVCLDLRREDQARTARLLRDGTVVGAITADAVAVPGCSVRPLGAMRYLAVAAPEVAQRWRSHPESAPVVVFDRDDELQDDWLAARAGAGERLDPPRHHVPASVDFSEAVRLGWGWALLPRVHAAADLSAGRLVLLDEAPVDVPLFWQQWKLRSPALDAVAAALLSAARTALVPPPTSP; via the coding sequence GTGGACCTCGACCTCGGGCAGCTGCGGGCGCTGGCCGCCGTCGTCGACGCCGGCACGCTCGAGGCGGGAGCCCGCCAGCTGCACATCACCACGTCCGCGGTGAGCCAGCGGCTGCGGGCGCTGGAGTCCGCCACCGGGCGGGTGCTCCTCGTGCGCTCGCGACCCGTCCGCCCGACGGCGTCGGGGGAGCGGGTGCTGCAGCTGGCCCGGCAGGTGTCGCTGCTGGTCGCCGACGCCTCCGCCGCCCTCGGGGCGCCTGGCGACGACGCCGAGGGTGCTGCCAGCGCTCGGAAGGCCCGACCGCCCGTGCTCCCGCTGGCCGTCAACGCCGACTCCCTCGCCACCTGGGTGCTGCCGGCGCTCGCCCACCTCGCCGGAACCGACGCGGAGGTCTGCCTCGACCTGCGTCGCGAGGACCAGGCGCGCACCGCCCGGCTGCTGCGCGACGGCACCGTGGTCGGCGCGATCACGGCGGACGCCGTCGCCGTCCCCGGCTGTTCGGTGCGCCCGCTCGGCGCCATGCGCTACCTGGCGGTGGCCGCCCCGGAGGTGGCGCAGCGCTGGCGCTCGCACCCGGAGAGCGCGCCCGTGGTCGTCTTCGACCGCGACGACGAGCTGCAGGACGACTGGCTGGCCGCGCGCGCCGGGGCGGGGGAGCGGCTCGACCCGCCGCGCCACCACGTGCCGGCGTCCGTGGACTTCTCCGAGGCCGTCCGGCTGGGGTGGGGGTGGGCGCTCCTGCCGCGGGTGCACGCGGCTGCTGACCTGTCCGCCGGGAGGCTCGTGCTCCTCGACGAGGCGCCGGTGGACGTGCCGCTGTTCTGGCAGCAGTGGAAGCTGCGCAGCCCGGCCCTGGACGCCGTGGCGGCGGCGCTCCTCTCCGCGGCGCGCACCGCCCTCGTCCCGCCCCCCACCTCCCCGTGA
- the hisD gene encoding histidinol dehydrogenase → MQRLDLRGSHVDARELRARMPRAEVDVEAALAVVRPVVDQVREGGADAVRDLGERFDGVRVGALRVPAEALTDALAALDPAVRAALEESIRRSRLVHADQRRTDVVTQVVEGGTVTERFVPVQRVGLYVPAGVAPLPSSVVMNVVPAQEAGVESLAVATPPRRGSGPDAALPDPTILAACALLGVDEVYAVGGAQAVAMLALGAREADGSQSCPPVDLVTGPGNIYVTAAKRLLRGVIGTDAEAGPSEVAVLADDTADPEHVAADLISQAEHGEASAAVLVTDSADLADAVDEALARRVPATRHGDRIAVALAGPQSLVVLVDDVEAGLAVVDAYGAEHLEIQTRDAVSVAARVRNAGAVFVGAYSPVSLGDYCAGSNHVLPTGGTCAHTAGLSVATFLRGIHVVEYSQAALADVAPHVLALSSAEDLPAHGEAVSARLP, encoded by the coding sequence ATGCAGCGCCTCGACCTGCGCGGCAGCCACGTCGACGCCCGCGAGCTCCGCGCCCGGATGCCGCGCGCCGAGGTGGACGTCGAGGCGGCGCTCGCCGTCGTCCGTCCCGTGGTCGACCAGGTCCGCGAGGGGGGTGCCGACGCCGTCCGCGACCTCGGTGAGCGGTTCGACGGCGTGCGCGTGGGCGCCCTGCGCGTCCCGGCGGAGGCGCTCACCGACGCCCTCGCAGCTCTGGACCCCGCCGTCCGCGCGGCGCTCGAGGAGTCGATCCGGCGCAGCCGCCTCGTGCACGCCGATCAGCGCCGCACCGACGTCGTGACGCAGGTGGTCGAGGGCGGCACGGTCACGGAGCGCTTCGTGCCCGTGCAGCGCGTGGGCCTGTACGTGCCCGCCGGCGTGGCGCCGCTGCCCAGCAGCGTGGTGATGAACGTCGTCCCGGCGCAGGAGGCCGGCGTGGAGAGCCTCGCCGTCGCCACGCCGCCGCGCCGCGGCAGCGGCCCCGACGCCGCCCTGCCCGACCCGACCATCCTCGCCGCGTGCGCGCTGCTCGGGGTGGACGAGGTCTACGCCGTCGGCGGCGCGCAGGCCGTGGCCATGCTCGCGCTCGGCGCGCGCGAGGCCGACGGCTCCCAGAGCTGCCCCCCGGTGGACCTCGTCACCGGCCCCGGCAACATCTACGTCACCGCCGCCAAGCGCCTCCTGCGCGGCGTCATCGGCACCGACGCCGAGGCCGGCCCCTCCGAGGTCGCCGTGCTCGCCGACGACACCGCCGACCCCGAGCACGTCGCCGCCGACCTCATCAGCCAGGCCGAGCACGGCGAGGCCTCCGCGGCGGTGCTCGTCACCGACAGCGCGGACCTGGCCGACGCCGTGGACGAGGCGCTGGCCCGCCGCGTGCCGGCCACCCGGCACGGCGACCGGATCGCGGTCGCTCTCGCGGGTCCGCAGTCCCTCGTGGTGCTGGTCGACGACGTCGAGGCCGGTCTCGCCGTCGTCGACGCCTACGGGGCCGAGCACCTCGAGATCCAGACCCGCGACGCGGTGAGCGTGGCGGCGCGGGTGCGCAACGCCGGCGCGGTGTTCGTGGGCGCGTACTCGCCGGTGTCGCTGGGCGACTACTGCGCAGGCTCCAACCACGTGCTGCCCACGGGCGGCACGTGCGCGCACACCGCGGGACTGAGCGTGGCGACGTTCCTGCGCGGCATCCACGTGGTCGAGTACTCCCAGGCCGCCCTGGCCGACGTCGCCCCCCACGTGCTGGCCCTCTCCAGCGCCGAGGACCTGCCGGCGCACGGCGAGGCGGTCTCCGCCCGCCTTCCCTGA
- a CDS encoding isopenicillin N synthase family dioxygenase: MPSVTGVSAGFEVPVVDISSYATGGTAAERATTAAAMDAACRTVGFVQVVGHGVPDGVAAGLASAIDDFFGLPLETKKLLRAPKGVNRGYTPPKSENLSLSLGVEAASRMNDFFEAFNTGAAVSDYPDAPVPLDPAHYPEDLWPSEELVPRFRERVQAWEREAGRVARTLTDVFADALGLEPGWFRGSTGHSLDVLRMNNYALPPGTVDLDGDLTGMGEHTDFGIVTVLWADQVPGLQVLGADGGWHDVVPADGALLVNLGDVMARWTNERWMSTLHRVKPPIVDGTIERRRSAAFFHDGDVDAVITALPGTVEDGEEPLYPPTTVGEHIAAKLAGSRDLQKNADAAREAARVLASTR; this comes from the coding sequence ATGCCTAGCGTCACAGGGGTGAGCGCTGGCTTCGAGGTCCCCGTCGTCGACATCTCCTCGTACGCGACCGGTGGCACGGCCGCCGAGCGTGCGACCACCGCCGCCGCCATGGACGCCGCCTGCAGGACCGTCGGGTTCGTGCAGGTGGTGGGCCACGGCGTGCCCGACGGCGTCGCCGCCGGGCTGGCGTCCGCCATCGACGACTTCTTCGGCCTGCCGCTGGAGACCAAGAAGCTGCTGCGCGCGCCGAAGGGCGTCAACCGCGGCTACACCCCGCCCAAGAGCGAGAACCTCTCGCTGTCGCTGGGGGTGGAGGCCGCCAGCCGCATGAACGACTTCTTCGAGGCGTTCAACACCGGCGCCGCCGTGAGCGACTACCCCGACGCGCCCGTCCCGCTCGACCCGGCGCACTACCCCGAGGACCTCTGGCCCTCCGAGGAGCTGGTCCCGCGCTTCAGGGAGCGCGTCCAGGCGTGGGAACGGGAAGCGGGGAGGGTCGCCCGGACCCTCACCGACGTCTTCGCGGACGCCCTCGGCCTGGAGCCGGGCTGGTTCCGCGGGTCCACCGGCCACAGCCTCGACGTGCTGCGCATGAACAACTACGCGCTGCCGCCGGGCACGGTCGACCTCGACGGCGACCTCACCGGCATGGGCGAGCACACCGACTTCGGCATCGTCACCGTGCTGTGGGCCGACCAGGTGCCCGGCCTGCAGGTGCTCGGCGCGGACGGCGGCTGGCACGACGTCGTGCCCGCCGACGGCGCGCTGCTCGTCAACCTCGGCGACGTCATGGCCCGCTGGACCAACGAGCGCTGGATGTCGACGCTGCACCGCGTGAAGCCGCCGATCGTGGACGGGACCATCGAGCGGCGGCGCTCGGCGGCGTTCTTCCACGACGGCGACGTCGACGCCGTCATCACCGCCCTGCCCGGGACCGTCGAGGACGGCGAGGAGCCGCTCTACCCGCCGACCACCGTGGGCGAGCACATCGCTGCGAAGCTCGCGGGCTCGCGCGACCTGCAGAAGAACGCCGACGCGGCGCGCGAGGCCGCGCGCGTCCTCGCCTCCACCCGCTGA
- a CDS encoding NCS2 family permease — MADAAPTPTSTRDGRSPDSGGPGGPSGLDRYFSITARGSTVGREVRGGFATFFTMAYIVVLNPLIIGTAADADGRVLGVPAVAAATALVAGVMTLLMGVVGKYPFAIAAGLGLNAFVTFSVAKQMTWAEAMGLVVVEGIVITVLVLTGFRTAVFRAVPAQLKTAIGVGIGLFIALIGFVDSGFVRTPAGGGTPLELGVGGSLTGWPTVTFVVGLLLTLVLMARKVKGAILIGIISATVFAVVVEAITGVGPRTAADGATNPSGWSLVVPKLPEQLVGTPDLSIIGAVDLFGGFARVGVVAAVLIIFTLVLADFFDTVGTVTGVTAEAGLLDADGQVPGVQRVLLVDSVAAAAGGIGSVSSNTTFVESAAGVGEGARTGLASVVTGVLFLLAVFFTPLVEIVPFEAASPALVVVGFLMATQIRSLDWSDLTIAVPAFLTMVVMPFTYSISNGIGAGLVSYALLMAVTGRARKVHPLLWLLAALFVVYFAIAPIESLLGVR; from the coding sequence GTGGCAGACGCAGCACCCACGCCCACCAGCACGCGCGACGGGCGTTCACCCGACTCCGGCGGTCCCGGCGGCCCCAGCGGCCTCGACCGGTACTTCTCGATCACGGCCCGCGGGTCGACGGTCGGGCGGGAGGTCCGCGGAGGCTTCGCGACCTTCTTCACGATGGCGTACATCGTCGTCCTCAACCCGCTGATCATCGGCACGGCGGCGGACGCCGACGGCCGCGTGCTGGGCGTGCCCGCGGTCGCCGCCGCCACGGCGCTGGTTGCGGGCGTGATGACCCTGCTCATGGGCGTGGTCGGCAAGTACCCGTTCGCCATCGCGGCCGGGCTCGGCCTCAACGCCTTCGTGACGTTCTCGGTGGCCAAGCAGATGACGTGGGCCGAGGCCATGGGCCTGGTGGTGGTCGAGGGCATCGTCATCACCGTCCTGGTGCTGACCGGCTTCCGCACCGCGGTCTTCCGCGCCGTCCCCGCGCAGCTCAAGACCGCCATCGGGGTGGGCATCGGCCTGTTCATCGCGCTCATCGGCTTCGTCGACTCCGGCTTCGTGCGCACCCCCGCCGGCGGCGGCACGCCGCTGGAGCTGGGCGTCGGGGGCAGCCTCACCGGCTGGCCGACCGTCACCTTCGTGGTGGGCCTGCTGCTGACGCTCGTGCTCATGGCCCGCAAGGTCAAGGGCGCGATCCTCATCGGCATCATCTCGGCGACCGTCTTCGCCGTCGTCGTGGAGGCCATCACGGGCGTGGGGCCGCGCACGGCGGCCGACGGCGCCACCAACCCCTCGGGCTGGAGCCTCGTGGTGCCGAAGCTGCCCGAGCAGCTGGTGGGCACGCCCGACCTGTCCATCATCGGCGCGGTCGACCTCTTCGGCGGGTTCGCCCGCGTCGGCGTGGTCGCCGCCGTCCTCATCATCTTCACGCTGGTGCTGGCCGACTTCTTCGACACGGTCGGCACGGTCACCGGCGTGACCGCCGAGGCCGGGCTGCTCGACGCCGACGGGCAGGTCCCCGGCGTGCAGCGCGTGCTGCTGGTCGACTCCGTGGCGGCCGCGGCCGGTGGCATCGGCTCGGTCTCGTCCAACACCACGTTCGTCGAGTCGGCCGCTGGCGTCGGCGAGGGCGCCCGCACCGGCCTGGCCAGCGTGGTCACGGGCGTGCTGTTCCTGCTCGCGGTGTTCTTCACCCCGCTGGTGGAGATCGTGCCGTTCGAGGCCGCCTCGCCGGCGCTCGTCGTCGTCGGGTTCCTCATGGCCACGCAGATCCGCTCGCTCGACTGGAGCGACCTCACCATCGCCGTCCCGGCGTTTCTCACCATGGTGGTGATGCCGTTCACGTACTCGATCAGCAACGGCATCGGCGCGGGGCTGGTCTCGTACGCGCTGCTCATGGCGGTGACCGGGCGGGCGAGGAAGGTGCACCCGCTGCTGTGGCTGCTGGCGGCGCTGTTCGTCGTGTACTTCGCGATCGCCCCGATCGAGTCGCTGCTCGGCGTCCGCTGA
- the thpR gene encoding RNA 2',3'-cyclic phosphodiesterase has protein sequence MDFPNTMRLFVSLEPPPEALQPVADAVVELGRVPGVRWSPPSRWHVTLAFLGDLDDDDVRRLAPPLRSAVAAAGPVRLRLAGTGTFGTSVLWAGVAGDVERLSSLAAGVAGAARAAGLGLEERPYRPHVTLARAAGRGGAGALGQLADQLAGVRGPTWTAVEARLVRSHTSDGRYEVLEHLPLLPPA, from the coding sequence ATGGACTTCCCGAACACCATGAGGCTCTTCGTCTCCCTCGAGCCGCCGCCGGAAGCGCTGCAGCCGGTGGCGGACGCCGTCGTCGAGCTCGGCCGGGTGCCGGGGGTCCGGTGGTCGCCGCCGTCCCGCTGGCACGTCACGCTCGCCTTCCTCGGAGACCTCGACGACGACGACGTCCGCCGCCTCGCGCCGCCGCTGCGCTCCGCGGTGGCGGCGGCCGGGCCGGTGCGGCTGCGGCTGGCCGGCACGGGCACCTTCGGCACGAGCGTGCTGTGGGCGGGGGTCGCCGGCGACGTCGAGCGGCTGTCGTCGCTCGCCGCCGGCGTCGCCGGGGCGGCCCGAGCGGCCGGGCTGGGGCTCGAGGAGCGTCCCTACCGGCCGCACGTCACGCTGGCCCGCGCCGCGGGCCGCGGCGGCGCCGGTGCGCTGGGACAGCTGGCCGACCAGCTGGCCGGGGTGCGGGGGCCGACCTGGACGGCCGTCGAGGCGCGGCTCGTGCGCAGCCACACCTCCGACGGTCGCTACGAGGTGCTGGAGCACCTGCCCCTCCTGCCCCCGGCGTGA
- a CDS encoding GGDEF domain-containing protein, whose product MTHRTTGTAVELTAAAACTCAAVAVAAAPAGAVPLLVVAAIAIAPPALLGVVAGRRRRPWAAAGGSLIAAANVLFYGSWVSGGAPPQTPLVHVGYVLGYAALVRSAALSARVGRRGTTLDATIVVSGPALVVLSALARPLLAQEPSLATATSLLYLCLDLALLLLVVRAAIGGSTARLPAAAVVLATVLLLGGNLAYLLNMVWLPPSLVPWLAVPFAVAYSLLAAGCALVPREASATAGTSSRETAARSWRTAHQTSAGASRTMLVLLPTAACLPAAALVVQGATGHAADWLVLGCGAVFTAVLSTVRLHAALRVAADQALRLEQLAHRDELTGLPNRRRCSAAADALLARGSDPAALAVLDLDGFKAVNDTLGHDAGDALLREASAAWRRVLPPTAGLYRWGGEEFVVLLADADVARAEDLLDDVRRAVPRPRTVSAGLVHRRPGEDFHALLGRADDLLYAAKAAGRDRVRSDTGAPDAPASGPASGPAALPGLAAGRALA is encoded by the coding sequence GTGACCCACCGCACGACCGGCACCGCCGTGGAGCTGACCGCGGCCGCCGCCTGCACCTGCGCCGCGGTCGCCGTGGCCGCCGCTCCGGCAGGAGCCGTGCCCCTGCTCGTGGTGGCGGCCATCGCCATCGCACCCCCCGCTCTGCTGGGGGTGGTGGCCGGCCGCCGGCGGCGTCCGTGGGCGGCGGCCGGCGGGAGCCTGATCGCCGCGGCGAACGTCCTGTTCTACGGCTCGTGGGTCAGCGGTGGCGCGCCACCGCAGACACCCCTGGTCCACGTCGGCTACGTGCTGGGGTACGCCGCGCTGGTGCGCTCCGCGGCGCTGAGCGCCCGGGTGGGGCGCCGGGGGACCACCCTCGACGCGACCATCGTGGTCAGCGGCCCCGCGCTGGTGGTGCTGTCCGCGCTCGCGCGCCCGCTGCTCGCGCAGGAGCCGTCCCTCGCGACCGCCACCTCGCTGCTGTACCTGTGCCTCGACCTGGCGCTCCTGCTGCTCGTGGTCCGCGCGGCGATCGGCGGGAGCACGGCCCGGCTCCCGGCGGCCGCCGTGGTCCTGGCCACGGTGCTCCTCCTGGGCGGCAACCTGGCCTACCTGCTGAACATGGTGTGGCTGCCGCCGTCGCTGGTGCCGTGGCTCGCCGTGCCCTTCGCCGTCGCCTACTCGCTGCTGGCGGCGGGGTGCGCGCTCGTGCCCCGGGAGGCGTCCGCCACCGCGGGGACCTCGTCGCGGGAGACCGCCGCCCGCTCCTGGCGCACCGCCCACCAGACCTCCGCGGGAGCGTCCCGGACGATGCTCGTGCTGCTGCCGACAGCCGCCTGCCTCCCCGCCGCCGCCCTGGTGGTGCAGGGGGCCACCGGGCACGCGGCCGACTGGCTGGTGCTCGGCTGCGGTGCGGTGTTCACCGCGGTGCTGAGCACGGTCCGCCTGCACGCCGCACTGCGCGTCGCGGCGGACCAGGCGCTGCGCCTGGAGCAGCTGGCGCACCGGGACGAGCTCACCGGCCTGCCCAACCGCCGCCGCTGCAGCGCCGCCGCCGACGCCCTGCTCGCGCGGGGCAGCGACCCCGCGGCGCTCGCGGTGCTGGACCTGGACGGGTTCAAGGCCGTCAACGACACCCTGGGCCACGACGCCGGGGACGCCCTGCTGCGCGAGGCCTCCGCGGCCTGGCGCCGCGTGCTGCCCCCCACGGCGGGGCTCTACCGGTGGGGCGGCGAGGAGTTCGTGGTGCTCCTCGCCGACGCCGACGTAGCGCGGGCCGAGGACCTCCTCGACGACGTGCGCCGGGCGGTGCCCCGTCCCCGCACCGTGTCCGCGGGGCTGGTGCACCGGCGTCCGGGCGAGGACTTCCACGCGCTGCTGGGGCGCGCCGACGACCTGCTCTACGCAGCCAAGGCCGCCGGCCGCGACCGCGTGCGCTCCGACACCGGCGCGCCCGACGCACCGGCGTCCGGGCCCGCGTCCGGGCCGGCAGCGCTCCCGGGTCTCGCCGCCGGCCGCGCGCTCGCCTGA
- a CDS encoding ABC transporter ATP-binding protein: MTTTTPAVQVERLTRTFRVRSGLLGRREVTAVDDLTVTIERGESVGYIGANGAGKSTTIKMLAGILVPSAGTVRTCGLEPVGQRRALARRLGVVFGQRSQLWWDLPLAESYRILAAVHGLSASRERERTAELVERLELEEFLSSPVRQLSLGQRMRGEVAAALLHSPDLLVLDEPTIGLDVLSKQRLREFLLAERAAHGTTLLLTTHDMGDVSRLCERVLLVDHGRLAYDGSLAGLSKEVGARRVLVVDLAAPTADLHGVPYAEHLGSEAGGLRQRLAFDDSATTAAAVLSAVSERAQVRDLSVEEPDVEDVVRRVYLSRGR, from the coding sequence ATGACGACGACGACGCCCGCGGTGCAGGTGGAGCGGCTCACGCGCACGTTCCGCGTGCGGTCCGGGCTGCTCGGTCGGCGGGAGGTGACCGCCGTCGACGACCTCACGGTGACCATCGAGCGCGGGGAGTCGGTCGGCTACATCGGCGCCAACGGCGCGGGCAAGTCGACCACGATCAAGATGCTCGCGGGCATCCTCGTGCCCAGCGCCGGCACGGTGCGGACGTGCGGGCTCGAGCCGGTCGGGCAGCGGCGGGCGCTGGCGCGGCGGCTCGGGGTGGTGTTCGGGCAGCGCTCGCAGCTGTGGTGGGACCTGCCGCTGGCCGAGAGCTACCGCATCCTGGCGGCGGTGCACGGGCTGAGCGCCTCGCGCGAGCGGGAGCGGACCGCGGAGCTGGTCGAGCGCCTGGAGCTGGAGGAGTTCCTCTCCTCACCGGTGCGCCAGCTCTCGCTGGGCCAGCGGATGCGCGGGGAGGTGGCCGCGGCGCTCCTGCACTCCCCCGACCTGCTGGTGCTCGACGAGCCGACCATCGGCCTGGACGTGCTGAGCAAGCAGCGGCTGCGGGAGTTCCTCCTGGCCGAGCGCGCCGCGCACGGCACCACGCTGCTGCTCACCACGCACGACATGGGCGACGTCTCGCGGCTGTGCGAGCGGGTGCTGCTGGTCGACCACGGGCGCCTGGCCTACGACGGGTCGCTGGCCGGGCTGTCGAAGGAGGTGGGCGCCCGGCGGGTGCTCGTGGTGGACCTCGCCGCGCCGACGGCCGACCTGCACGGTGTGCCGTACGCCGAGCACCTGGGCAGCGAGGCCGGCGGGCTGCGCCAGCGGCTGGCCTTCGACGACTCCGCCACCACGGCCGCGGCGGTGCTGTCAGCGGTCAGCGAGCGCGCGCAGGTGCGGGACCTGTCCGTGGAGGAGCCCGACGTGGAGGACGTCGTCCGGCGCGTCTACCTCTCCCGCGGCCGCTGA